The genomic DNA gtgagATGACTAACGGATAATCCGGATGGATCATGGATCAGAACATTCAGAACCCGCCCccttctcgcaaaaaaaaaaaaaagaacccgCCCTTCGGCACGAGCTAGCGGCAACGGCCGGTTTCTCCGGCTTTCCGCGCGCGAAGCCATCATCCACCGCCACCCATCGGCGCGGCGCCGACGTTGACCCGCACGCGTTCATGACGCCGACACGCCGGGGAGCCATGCCGCCTCCATGTGGAGAAGTAAACGCGCGCCTCCCGTCTCAACGCCTCGTGCATAAATAATCCCGCGAGCTGGGATCGGGGCCACGCAATCTAGGCGTTTCGTTTGGCTTCCCTGCGAGCTCGAATCGCGTGATCGATAAAGGGACCGGCGGCGGAAGGATCGGGGTCGAGGTCAGGCAGGCAGGCCGGAGGGAGGAGATGGCGCAGGGGACGCTGGAGGTGCTGCTCGTCGGAGCCAAGGGCCTCGAGAACACCGATTACCTGAGTACGCAAGCTGTTTCCATGATTCACGACCGATTAGTTCGGCTCCGATCAGGGAAAATTCTGCAACGCTTGCGTGCCGGTCTCAACTCCTGCTGACGAGTTTCGTGGCTGCTTGCAGGTAACATGGATCCCTACGCGGTTCTGAAATGCCGCTCCCAGGAGCAGAAGAGCAGCGTTGCGTCTGGTATTTGTGCCTCAATTTAGCTTCAGTTTCTTTACTCGTAGATTACATCCTCTGATTTGTTAGAAATGTTGTCTTCAAGTTACAATGCGTGTCATCAATAGTCTGCAGAAAGACAGTTACGATAGCAGGTAGTTCTAGTTCAGGTCAATGGTACTGGCTTGAATACTGAATGGTCTTGCTTAGCAACTGCGAAGCCTCCTGTGGAAACTTGACACTTCCGTTGGCGGTTCTGTACCATATGGATAATGGATGGTTTCTTAGTACTAATGCTCTGTTTCCTTGGCTTCCCTAGAAATTTGTAAGTTGATCTTTGATCTGTTTGTGCACGGCAGGGAAAGGATGCGATCCTGAATGGAACGAGACCTTTGTGTTCACCGTCTCCGACAGCACGACAGAGCTGTTCTTCAAGCTCCTGGACAGCGATGGTGGCACGGATGACGACTTTGTTGGTGAAGCAACGTAAGTACTTGCATCTTGTAACCAATCATGCACGCAAGAACAGAGCGATGCACTACGAACAAGGACGCTGGTTTTCCTCGCTCTTACGAACAACAACGTTTGCAATGTTCATTTCAATTGAGTACTCTGTTTTTGTAGGATTCCACTGGAAGCAGTTTTTACTGAAGGAAGCATCCCTCCAACTGTTTACAATGTTGTGAAAGATGAAGAATACCGCGGAGAAATCAAAGTTGGTCTCACATTCACCCCAGAGGTAATTGTCTTACGTAGTCACATCGATTCGA from Panicum virgatum strain AP13 chromosome 7N, P.virgatum_v5, whole genome shotgun sequence includes the following:
- the LOC120683572 gene encoding elicitor-responsive protein 3 isoform X2 — protein: MAQGTLEVLLVGAKGLENTDYLSNMDPYAVLKCRSQEQKSSVASGKGCDPEWNETFVFTVSDSTTELFFKLLDSDGGTDDDFVGEATIPLEAVFTEGSIPPTVYNVVKDEEYRGEIKVGLTFTPEDARDQGF
- the LOC120683572 gene encoding elicitor-responsive protein 3 isoform X1, which codes for MAQGTLEVLLVGAKGLENTDYLSNMDPYAVLKCRSQEQKSSVASGKGCDPEWNETFVFTVSDSTTELFFKLLDSDGGTDDDFVGEATIPLEAVFTEGSIPPTVYNVVKDEEYRGEIKVGLTFTPEQDARDQGF